One genomic segment of Ricinus communis isolate WT05 ecotype wild-type chromosome 5, ASM1957865v1, whole genome shotgun sequence includes these proteins:
- the LOC8288831 gene encoding uncharacterized protein LOC8288831: MVTINNTSSLAYPNPKSLFKKPFCITSPTCSRLFYRVTTSLPKPLLVQCSKNDDSQESNSLKDALSGMVDKQVEALFSREENRVLIDGLEKASQRLERAKRDLAEIERQELEAEQMRVYINQLESRASEIAECQQEIIEARAKVEEAERSLSLNKDPEDGLGGETINKDEERWESIKAASISAFVGTLAGLPISLTQVTSIPQLILPSATTFISCALFGVTFRYAVRRDLDNFQLKTGTSAAFGFVKGLGTLAGGPPFELNPASFLSHALNGAVYVSENLLIFAFAAVSLDFCIKMRLLSPFPMKKPN, encoded by the exons ATGGTCACCATAAACAACACCTCTTCTCTAGCTTATCCAAACCCCAAATCTTTATTCAAGAAACCCTTTTGCATAACATCACCAACTTGTTCAAGACTGTTCTATAGAGTAACTACTTCACTGCCAAAACCTCTGCTCGTACAGTGTAGCAAGAATGATGATTCACAAGAGAGTAATAGTTTGAAGGATGCATTGTCTGGTATGGTGGACAAACAGGTAGAGGCGCTTTTCAGTAGAGAAGAAAATAGGGTATTGATTGATGGGTTAGAGAAAGCATCTCAGAGATTAGAGAGAGCAAAAAGGGACCTTGCTGAGATTGAAAGACAAGAACTTGAGGCTGAACAAATGAGAGTTTATATTAACCAGCTTGAAAGCAGAGCTTCCGAG ATTGCAGAATGTCAGCAAGAGATTATAGAGGCAAGAGCTAAGGTTGAGGAGGCAGAACGTTCCCTATCGTTGAATAAAGATCCTGAAGATGGTTTGGGAGGAGAGACGATTAACAAAGACGAAGAGAGATGGGAGTCCATAAAAGCTGCTTCTATATCTGCATTTGTTGGCACCCTTGCAGGACTCCCCATCTCTCTCACACAGGTGACCTCCATTCCGCAGCTTATACTTCCTTCGGCGACCACCTTCATCAGCTGTGCGTTATTCGGAGTAACCTTTCGGTATGCAGTGAGAAGGGATTTGGACAATTTTCAGCTAAAAACGGGAACATCTGCAGCTTTTGGATTTGTAAAAG GTCTTGGTACACTAGCTGGAGGGCCACCATTTGAGCTGAATCCTGCAAGTTTTTTGTCACATGCTTTGAATGGTGCTGTTTATGTGTCTGAGAATCTCTTGATCTTTGCCTTTGCTGCTGTTAGTTTGGACTTCTGCATCAAGATGAGGCTTTTGAGCCCCTTTCCTATGAAGAAGCCGAATTAA
- the LOC8288832 gene encoding uncharacterized protein LOC8288832: MITVCFTTTTTTSSSILKPLSHLPRSLPKLNHHTRVLIKKKSLKNKGICRAEFSRDAPFAAAIGACMLSSLLLPNAVNTDDDGDSAIDSTDARLTAMGIISFVPYFNWLSWVFAWLDTGKRRYAVYALVYLAPYLRSNMSLSPEESWLPVASIVLGIIHVQLEASIKNGDIQGFQFFNEAANFLTKKKEINLKDHQELYEEGRQEHENLPSAEELRNEIPKSGVHRKSSKHPENSHGGWDDGEERKKH; the protein is encoded by the exons ATGATAACTGTCTGCTTCAccactactactactacttcTTCTTCCATTCTTAAACCTCTTTCTCACTTGCCCCGTTCACTTCCCAAACTTAATCACCACACTAGAGTCCTTATCAAG AAAAAATCACTAAAAAACAAGGGAATATGCAGAGCAGAATTCTCTCGGGACGCTCCTTTTGCTGCTGCAATTGGTGCCTGTATGTTAAGTTCGTTGCTTTTACCCAATGCTGTGAACACTGACGACGATGGTGATTCCGCTATTGATTCTACCGATGCTAGATTGACTGCTATGGGAATCATTAGTTTCGTTCCTTACTTTAATTGGCTG AGCTGGGTATTTGCTTGGCTTGATACTGGGAAACGGCGTTATGCTGTCTATGCTCTTGTTTACTTGGCTCCATATCTCAG GTCTAATATGTCCTTGTCCCCGGAGGAGAGTTGGCTGCCTGTTGCTAGCATTGTTTTGGGTATCATTCATGTCCAG CTTGAAGCAAGTATAAAAAATGGAGATATTCAGggatttcaattttttaacgAAGCTGCAAATTTTCTaacgaaaaagaaagaaataaatttgaaagatCATCAAGAACTATACGAGGAG GGGAGGCAAGAACATGAGAATCTGCCATCCGCTGAAGAGCTAAGAAATGAGATTCCAAAGTCAGGAGTTCATAGGAAGTCCTCAAAACATCCTGAAAACTCACATGGCGGTTGGGATGATGGGGAGGAGAGGAAGAAGCATTAG
- the LOC8288833 gene encoding serine/threonine-protein kinase BLUS1 isoform X1 — protein sequence MGRMGGNQKNYSANPNDYKLLEEVGYGASATVYRAIYLPSNEIVAVKCLDLDRCNSNLDDIRREAQTMSLIDHPNVIRAFCSFVVDRNLWVVMPFMDEGSCLHLMKIAYPDGFEEAAISSILKETLKALDYLHQQGHIHRDVKAGNILLNRNGIVKLADFGVSACMFDTGDRQRARNTFVGTPCWMAPEVLQPGSGYNSKADIWSFGITALELAHGHAPFSKYPPMKVLLMTIQNAPPGLDYDRDKKFSKSFKEMVAMCLVKDQTKRPTAEKLLKHSFFKHAKPPELSVKKLFADLPPLWNRVKALQLKDAAQLALKKMPSAEQEALSQSEYQRGVSAWNFDIEDLKAQASLVRDDDDMPETREEEESMRQCGSNKAVSDAQSSSMNLNSNCEIELVESIIHTVEDELPQAVSLNRKGKFLESDLLEAGYLDKIDSKRSGSSNDEKALTSEKDANQAKTKAAKSRQTQSGPLVPGAVLGHSLSDKGRFLERSENDNQPMAERTIREVRKAPSFSGPLMLPNRASANSLSAPIKSSGGFRDSLDEKSKTNLVQIKGRFSVTSENLDLVKDIPLSTVPRRSSQGSPLRKSASVGDWMFEPKQTSTSQSPKEVINSSLPAPLLMPHLQNLFQQTSAQQDLIINLLMSLQPAEAVDVVQNGKLPPLPRSSENNGSVEAVASERERVLLVKISELQARMINLNEELNAERLKYVQLLQQLKSITGQEPNGDRRELDA from the exons ATGGGCAGGATGGGAGGTAATCAAAAGAACTACTCCGCGAATCCCAATGACTACAAACTTCTAGAGGAAGTTGGTTACGGCGCTAGTGCTACTGTTTATAGAGCGATCTACCTCCCTTCTAATGAAATCGTAGCCGTTAAATGCTTGGATCTTGATCGATGCAATAGTAATCTg GATGACATACGACGGGAAGCCCAAACCATGAGTTTGATTGACCATCCAAATGTGATTAGGGCATTTTGTTCATTTGTTGTTGACCGAAATTTATGGGTGGTGATGCCGTTCATGGATGAGGGTTCTTGTTTGCACCTCATGAAGATTGCATATCCAGATGGGTTTGAAGAGGCTGCTATTAGTTCCAttcttaaagaaactctcAAGGCTTTGGATTACCTACATCAACAAGGGCATATTCACCGAGATGTTAAG GCTGGAAACATACTACTGAACCGTAATGGGATTGTAAAGCTTGCTGACTTTGGTGTTTCAGCTTGCATGTTTGATACAGGTGATAGACAACGTGCTAGAAATACTTTTGTGGGGACTCCTTGCTG GATGGCACCAGAAGTCTTGCAGCCGGGAAGTGGATACAATTCCAA GGCTGATATATGGTCTTTTGGTATAACGGCATTGGAGCTGGCACATGGTCATGCTCCTTTCTCAAAATACCCTCCCATGAAG GTTCTCTTGATGACCATACAGAATGCCCCTCCTGGACTTGATTATGACCGTGATAAAAAGTTCTCTAAG TCTTTTAAAGAAATGGTTGCAATGTGCCTAGTAAAAGATCAAACAAAGAGGCCGACAGCTGAGAAGTTACTAAAGCACTCCTTTTTTAAGCATGCAAAGCCTCCAGAGCTTTCTGTGAAGAAACTATTTGCAGACTTGCCTCCTCTTTGGAATCGTGTGAAAGCCCTTCAG CTTAAAGATGCTGCACAACTAGCTCTTAAGAAAATGCCTTCGGCAGAACAGGAAGCTTTATCGCAG AGTGAGTACCAGCGAGGTGTTAGTGCTTGGAACTTTGATATTGAGGATTTAAAAGCTCAAGCATCTCTA gtccgagatgatgatgatatgccTGAGAcaagggaagaagaagaaagcatGAGACAATGTGGTAGTAATAAG GCTGTGTCTGATGCTCAATCCAGTTCTATGAATCTGAATTCAAATTGTGAAATAGAGCTAGTTGAGAGTATCATACATACAGTTGAGGATGAACTACCACAGGCTGTGAGTTTGAACAGAAAGGGCAAGTTTTTAGAAAGTGACTTGCTAGAAGCGGGTTACCTGGACAAAATTGATTCAAAGAGAAGTGGATCAAGCAATGATGAAAAAGCATTAACCTCAGAAAAGGATGCTAACCAGGCCAAGACTAAAGCAGCAAAGAGCCGCCAAACTCAAAGTGGGCCTCTCGTGCCTGGTGCTGTGCTTGGTCATTCATTATCTGATAAAGGGCGCTTTCTAGAAAG GTCTGAGAATGACAATCAGCCAATGGCAGAGAGAACCATACGTGAAGTTCGAAAAGCTCCAAGCTTTAGTGGTCCCCTGATGCTTCCAAACCGTGCTTCGGCAAACAGTTTATCAGCTCCCATAAAATCTTCAGGAG GATTTAGAGATTCTTTGGATGAAAAATCAAAGACTAATCTGGTGCAAATCAAGGGTAGATTTTCAGTAACATCAGAAAATTTAGATCTTGTAAAG GATATTCCATTAAGCACAGTTCCACGTCGATCTTCACAG GGATCACCGCTAAGAAAATCTGCTAGTGTTGGCGATTGGATGTTCGAGCCCAAGCAAACG TCTACCAGTCAGTCTCCTAAAGAAGTTATCAACAGCAGTCTACCTGCACCACTTCTTATGCCTCACCTGCAGAATCTTTTTCAGCAGACCTCTGCTCAACAG GATCTTATCATCAATCTGTTGATGAGCTTACAACCAGCTGAAGCAGTAGATG TGGTGCAAAACGGGAAGTTGCCACCATTGCCCCGCAGTTCAGAGAATAATGGAAGT GTTGAAGCAGTTGCTTCTGAAAGGGAGCGAGTGTTATTAGTGAAAATCTCCGAGCTTCAAGCTAG GATGATCAATTTGAATGAGGAACTTAATGCTGAAAGGTTGAAATATGTTCAA TTGCTACAGCAGCTTAAATCCATAACTGGTCAGGAACCAAATGGGGATAGGAGGGAACTGGATGCCTGA
- the LOC8288833 gene encoding serine/threonine-protein kinase BLUS1 isoform X2, with protein sequence MGRMGGNQKNYSANPNDYKLLEEVGYGASATVYRAIYLPSNEIVAVKCLDLDRCNSNLDDIRREAQTMSLIDHPNVIRAFCSFVVDRNLWVVMPFMDEGSCLHLMKIAYPDGFEEAAISSILKETLKALDYLHQQGHIHRDVKAGNILLNRNGIVKLADFGVSACMFDTGDRQRARNTFVGTPCWMAPEVLQPGSGYNSKADIWSFGITALELAHGHAPFSKYPPMKVLLMTIQNAPPGLDYDRDKKFSKSFKEMVAMCLVKDQTKRPTAEKLLKHSFFKHAKPPELSVKKLFADLPPLWNRVKALQLKDAAQLALKKMPSAEQEALSQSEYQRGVSAWNFDIEDLKAQASLVRDDDDMPETREEEESMRQCGSNKAVSDAQSSSMNLNSNCEIELVESIIHTVEDELPQAVSLNRKGKFLESDLLEAGYLDKIDSKRSGSSNDEKALTSEKDANQAKTKAAKSRQTQSGPLVPGAVLGHSLSDKGRFLERSENDNQPMAERTIREVRKAPSFSGPLMLPNRASANSLSAPIKSSGGFRDSLDEKSKTNLVQIKGRFSVTSENLDLVKGSPLRKSASVGDWMFEPKQTSTSQSPKEVINSSLPAPLLMPHLQNLFQQTSAQQDLIINLLMSLQPAEAVDVVQNGKLPPLPRSSENNGSVEAVASERERVLLVKISELQARMINLNEELNAERLKYVQLLQQLKSITGQEPNGDRRELDA encoded by the exons ATGGGCAGGATGGGAGGTAATCAAAAGAACTACTCCGCGAATCCCAATGACTACAAACTTCTAGAGGAAGTTGGTTACGGCGCTAGTGCTACTGTTTATAGAGCGATCTACCTCCCTTCTAATGAAATCGTAGCCGTTAAATGCTTGGATCTTGATCGATGCAATAGTAATCTg GATGACATACGACGGGAAGCCCAAACCATGAGTTTGATTGACCATCCAAATGTGATTAGGGCATTTTGTTCATTTGTTGTTGACCGAAATTTATGGGTGGTGATGCCGTTCATGGATGAGGGTTCTTGTTTGCACCTCATGAAGATTGCATATCCAGATGGGTTTGAAGAGGCTGCTATTAGTTCCAttcttaaagaaactctcAAGGCTTTGGATTACCTACATCAACAAGGGCATATTCACCGAGATGTTAAG GCTGGAAACATACTACTGAACCGTAATGGGATTGTAAAGCTTGCTGACTTTGGTGTTTCAGCTTGCATGTTTGATACAGGTGATAGACAACGTGCTAGAAATACTTTTGTGGGGACTCCTTGCTG GATGGCACCAGAAGTCTTGCAGCCGGGAAGTGGATACAATTCCAA GGCTGATATATGGTCTTTTGGTATAACGGCATTGGAGCTGGCACATGGTCATGCTCCTTTCTCAAAATACCCTCCCATGAAG GTTCTCTTGATGACCATACAGAATGCCCCTCCTGGACTTGATTATGACCGTGATAAAAAGTTCTCTAAG TCTTTTAAAGAAATGGTTGCAATGTGCCTAGTAAAAGATCAAACAAAGAGGCCGACAGCTGAGAAGTTACTAAAGCACTCCTTTTTTAAGCATGCAAAGCCTCCAGAGCTTTCTGTGAAGAAACTATTTGCAGACTTGCCTCCTCTTTGGAATCGTGTGAAAGCCCTTCAG CTTAAAGATGCTGCACAACTAGCTCTTAAGAAAATGCCTTCGGCAGAACAGGAAGCTTTATCGCAG AGTGAGTACCAGCGAGGTGTTAGTGCTTGGAACTTTGATATTGAGGATTTAAAAGCTCAAGCATCTCTA gtccgagatgatgatgatatgccTGAGAcaagggaagaagaagaaagcatGAGACAATGTGGTAGTAATAAG GCTGTGTCTGATGCTCAATCCAGTTCTATGAATCTGAATTCAAATTGTGAAATAGAGCTAGTTGAGAGTATCATACATACAGTTGAGGATGAACTACCACAGGCTGTGAGTTTGAACAGAAAGGGCAAGTTTTTAGAAAGTGACTTGCTAGAAGCGGGTTACCTGGACAAAATTGATTCAAAGAGAAGTGGATCAAGCAATGATGAAAAAGCATTAACCTCAGAAAAGGATGCTAACCAGGCCAAGACTAAAGCAGCAAAGAGCCGCCAAACTCAAAGTGGGCCTCTCGTGCCTGGTGCTGTGCTTGGTCATTCATTATCTGATAAAGGGCGCTTTCTAGAAAG GTCTGAGAATGACAATCAGCCAATGGCAGAGAGAACCATACGTGAAGTTCGAAAAGCTCCAAGCTTTAGTGGTCCCCTGATGCTTCCAAACCGTGCTTCGGCAAACAGTTTATCAGCTCCCATAAAATCTTCAGGAG GATTTAGAGATTCTTTGGATGAAAAATCAAAGACTAATCTGGTGCAAATCAAGGGTAGATTTTCAGTAACATCAGAAAATTTAGATCTTGTAAAG GGATCACCGCTAAGAAAATCTGCTAGTGTTGGCGATTGGATGTTCGAGCCCAAGCAAACG TCTACCAGTCAGTCTCCTAAAGAAGTTATCAACAGCAGTCTACCTGCACCACTTCTTATGCCTCACCTGCAGAATCTTTTTCAGCAGACCTCTGCTCAACAG GATCTTATCATCAATCTGTTGATGAGCTTACAACCAGCTGAAGCAGTAGATG TGGTGCAAAACGGGAAGTTGCCACCATTGCCCCGCAGTTCAGAGAATAATGGAAGT GTTGAAGCAGTTGCTTCTGAAAGGGAGCGAGTGTTATTAGTGAAAATCTCCGAGCTTCAAGCTAG GATGATCAATTTGAATGAGGAACTTAATGCTGAAAGGTTGAAATATGTTCAA TTGCTACAGCAGCTTAAATCCATAACTGGTCAGGAACCAAATGGGGATAGGAGGGAACTGGATGCCTGA
- the LOC8288834 gene encoding uncharacterized protein LOC8288834, with product MCRTTDFLGFLPNKDRSNLKIKAFFVRFSGLNSGKTLSDSLILLVRGSKVRPDSPAFLTLHRLVNVKTKKGEVIFGSREPVRTSGAVRFEVYLGDETILKGMFSKDDIKEEEEWMLDLEFMRCFGSEAFGGGCAADVAVAVDGQKAVLCGRVEMVLEKKMNKKRKGGFKRLEVIPEEREESNDDNGHHGESVSVSDSGDDPEEGRGPDCHMMDMDLDLEGMKWAADLGILVLCLGVGYLVSKASARSLRRLSLF from the coding sequence ATGTGTAGAACCACTGATTTTCTTGGGTTCTTGCCCAACAAAGATCGAAGTAATTTAAAGATCAAAGCTTTTTTTGTCCGTTTTTCTGGTTTAAATTCTGGCAAGACTTTGTCTGATTCTCTCATTCTTCTTGTTCGTGGCTCTAAGGTAAGGCCTGATTCTCCTGCATTCCTGACGCTACATCGACTAGTTAATGTGAAAACCAAGAAAGGAGAAGTGATCTTTGGGTCAAGAGAGCCGGTTCGGACAAGTGGAGCGGTTCGGTTTGAGGTCTACTTAGGAGATGAGACAATCTTGAAAGGAATGTTTAGTAAAGATGATATAAAGGAAGAGGAGGAGTGGATGTTGGACTTGGAGTTTATGCGTTGCTTCGGGAGTGAGGCATTTGGTGGCGGTTGTGCGGCGGATGTTGCGGTGGCCGTAGATGGCCAAAAGGCGGTTTTGTGTGGGAGAGTGGAGATGGTGTTggagaaaaagatgaataagaagagaaaaggaggGTTTAAGAGACTGGAGGTTATTCCAGAGGAGAGAGAGGAAAGTAACGATGATAATGGTCATCATGGGGAATCTGTCAGTGTATCGGACTCTGGAGATGACCCGGAAGAAGGTCGTGGACCTGATTGTCATATGATGGATATGGATTTAGATTTGGAAGGAATGAAGTGGGCTGCTGATTTGGGTATTTTGGTTTTATGTTTAGGAGTTGGGTACTTGGTTTCTAAAGCTTCTGCTAGGAGCTTGAGACGTTTGAGCCTATTTTAG
- the LOC8288836 gene encoding metal-nicotianamine transporter YSL1 has product MSMEVEAKQKKEIEKEDMEEEAKVEAEGVVVRAQPWTKQLTIRGVIVSAVIGAIYSVIAMKLNLTTGLVPNLNVSAALLAFVFIRTWTKILHKAGYVAKPFTRQENTMIQTCAVACYSIAIGGGFASYLLGLNRKTYELSGEHTEGNSPRAIKEPEFGWMTGFLFLVCFVGLFVLIPLRKIMIVDLKLTYPSGLATAVLINGFHTQGDKMAKKQVHGFMRYFSISFLWAFFKWFYTGKEVCGFSQFPTFGLQAWKQTFFFDFSATFVGAGMIVSHLVNLSLLLGAVLSYGIMWPLINKLKGDWFPVNTEGEADMKGLYGYKVFMSVALILGDGLYNFVKIISFTLINVHGRIKKKNLNAALDEQEKSLDDLKQNELFVREKIPMWVGLAGYIFFSVISTIAVPMIFPQLKWYYVVVAYILAPSLAFCNAYGAGLTDINMAYNYGKVALFVLAALSGKENGVVAALAGCGLIKSVVSVACILMQDFKTAHLTFTSPRAMFLSQVIGTAIGCVMAPLSFFIYYKAFDIGNPQGEFKAPYALIYRNMAILGVEGISALPHHCLQLCYGFFGFAVAINLVRDLSPRKLGPWMPLPMVMAVPFLVGAYFAIDMCIGSLIVFSWNKLNGKKAESMIPAVASGLICGEGLWTLPAAVLALAKINPPICMKFVAS; this is encoded by the exons ATGAGCATGGAAGTAGaagcaaaacaaaagaaagagatagagAAGGAAGACATGGAAGAAGAGGCAAAGGTTGAAGCAGAAGGAGTAGTCGTGAGGGCACAACCATGGACAAAGCAATTAACAATAAGAGGAGTAATAGTGAGTGCTGTGATTGGAGCGATCTATAGTGTGATTGCAATGAAGCTAAACCTTACAACTGGATTGGTTCCTAATCTGAATGTCTCAGCAGCACTTCTTGCTTTCGTGTTTATAAGAACATGGACAAAGATTCTTCATAAGGCAGGATATGTAGCTAAACCTTTTACTCGGCAAGAGAATACCATGATTCAAACTTGTGCAGTTGCTTGTTATAGTATAGCTATTGGAG GTGGATTTGCGTCTTATCTTTTGGGATTAAACAGGAAAACATACGAATTATCAGGAGAACACACTGAAGGGAACTCCCCAAGAGCTATTAAGGAACCTGAGTTTGGTTGGATGACTGGCTTCCTTTTTCTAGTTTGCTTTGTGGGTCTTTTTGTCTTAATTCCACTTAGAAAG ATCATGATAGTAGATCTCAAATTGACTTACCCAAGTGGATTGGCAACTGCGGTTCTCATTAATGGCTTCCATACCCAAGGAGACAAGATGGCTAA GAAACAAGTACATGGGTTCATGAGGTACTTCTCAATCAGCTTCTTGTGGGCATTTTTTAAGTGGTTTTATACAGGGAAAGAAGTGTGTGGATTTTCACAATTCCCTACTTTTGGATTGCAAGCTTGGAAGCAAAC gtttttctttgattttagcGCCACTTTTGTGGGAGCAGGGATGATCGTTTCTCACTTGGTGAATTTGTCTTTGCTTCTTGGAGCTGTCCTCTCATATGGGATCATGTGGCCACTTATTAATAAGCTTAAGGGAGATTGGTTCCCTGTCAATACAGAAGGTGAAGCTGACATGAAGGGCTTGTACGGTTACAAG GTGTTTATGTCTGTCGCTCTGATCCTAGGAGATGGGCTCTACAATTTCGTTAAGATAATAAGTTTTACCCTGATCAATGTTCATGgcagaataaagaaaaagaacctaAATGCAG CTTTGGATGAACAGGAGAAGTCACTTGATGATCTAAAACAAAATGAACTCTTCGTCAGAGAGAAGATACCTATGTGGGTGGGGCTCGCTGGATACATCTTCTTCTCCGTTATATCGACAATTGCAGTCCCAATGATATTCCCTCAGCTTAAATGGTACTATGTTGTTGTTGCTTACATTCTTGCTCCATCCCTGGCATTTTGCAACGCTTATGGGGCTGGTCTTACCGACATAAACATGGCTTATAATTATGGGAAAGTTGCCCTCTTTGTGCTGGCAGCATTATCTGGGAAAGAGAACGGTGTGGTGGCAGCACTTGCTGGGTGTGGACTTATTAAATCTGTTGTTTCTGTTGCCTGCATCCTGATGCAGGATTTTAAAACAGCTCATCTGACTTTTACTTCTCCAAGAGCAATGTTCTTGAGCCAGGTTATTGGCACTGCAATTGGCTGTGTGATGGCTCCTCTGAGTTTCTTCATATATTACAAGGCGTTCGATATTGGGAatccacaaggagagtttaaagCACCTTATGCACTCATTTACAGAAACATGGCAATTCTTGGAGTTGAAGGGATCTCAGCTTTGCCCCACCATTGTCTGCAGCTTTGTTATGGCTTCTTTGGTTTTGCAGTAGCAATTAACCTTGTGAGAGACCTCTCGCCACGAAAGCTTGGCCCATGGATGCCACTCCCAATGGTCATGGCAGTGCCCTTCCTTGTCGGGGCTTACTTTGCCATCGATATGTGTATTGGAAGTctaattgttttctcatggaATAAGCTCAACGGCAAGAAGGCGGAGTCAATGATACCAGCGGTTGCTTCAGGATTAATATGTGGAGAAGGACTGTGGACTCTGCCAGCTGCTGTTCTTGCTTTGGCCAAAATAAATCCACCCATCTGCATGAAATTCGTAGCTTCCTAG